The sequence TCCTTGCCATACTTTTTTATGGTAAAAAAAGAGCTTATAAAACTTCAAAATTTGAAAAAGAAGAGCTTGATGAGATCGAGCGTGCAAAAAGCCTTGAGATGACTAAAAAAGAGTGGGCGGTTTTAGCTGGTGCAGTTGTGGCTTTTGGTGTGCAAATTTATACTGAGCTACTACCTCTTGGTGCATTACTTGGACTTTTGGTTATGGTCGTTTTTGGCGGTATCGAGTATAAAAAAGTAGATAAGATCATGGATAACGGCCTTGCTATGATGGGATTTATCGCATTTATCATGCTAGTTGCTGCAGGTTATGGCACTATCTTAAGAGAGAGTGGCGGCATAGACGAGCTTGTAAAATACGCTAGCTTGGTATCTGGCGGCAAGATAGGCGGAGCATTTTTGATGCTTCTTATCGGACTTCTCGTTACGATGGGTATAGGCACTAGCTTTGGTACGATCCCTATCTTAGCTTCTATCTATGTGCCACTATGCGTTAGTCTTGGTTTTGGCGTACCAGCCATCATCTTGTTAGTTGGTATAGCAGCAGCTCTAGGAGATGCTGGAAGTCCTGCAAGCGATAGCACACTTGGGCCAACAAGCGGTCTAAATGCTGATGGTGAACACAACCACATATATGATACTTGTGTGCCTACATTTGTATTTTTCAATATCCCACTTATCATCGGTGGCATAGTTGGAGCTATGATACTTGGATAAAATTTGGCGTTAATTACGCCAAATTTCTTTTTATTTCTTCTACTTTTTATCAATATAAATTTTTGGAACATCTTTTGCTTTTGAAAAATATAAAAATTTAAAATGCAAAAAGGATAAGTCAATGATGAGATCACTTTGGTCTGGTGTTTCAGGCCTACAAGCCCACCAGATAGCCATGGACGTAGAAGGCAACAATATCGCAAACGTTAATACCTATGGTTATAAATACAACCGTGCAAATTTTGCTGATATACTAAGCCAAACTCCAAGAGTCGCTACTGCTCCACAAGGTCAGCTAGGCGGTCAAAATGCTATGCAAATAGGTCTAGGAACGACTATAAACTCAACTACAAGAATTTTCTCACAAGGCACACTAACATCTACTGATAAGCAAACAGACCTTGCACTTCAAGGAAATGGTTTCTTTGTCGTATCTCCAGATGGTGGAACTACAAGATACTATACAAGAAATGGTGACTTTGTCCGTGATAAAGCTGGAAATTTTGTAAACAATAGTGGCTATATCGTTCAAGGCTGGACAAGAGATGAAGAGACTGGCACTATCGACTCAACAGGTCCTATAAAAAATATCGTGATCAAAGAGGGTCTTACCACTCCAGCAAGAGCGACAACAGAAGTAAAGATAAAAGGCAACCTTGACTCAGGTAATACCATAGGACAAAGAAGCACGCCTATTTATTCACTAGACTCTGTTGCTGGTGGACGTGACTATAACAATGATGGAATTTTAAATGCAAACGAAGTCCATAACGAGAATGATGTAAATAATGATCAGTTTTATACGAACTCAAGAAAAGAACAAAGCTTAACAGAGCGTGGCGTCGATCTTGGTGTTACATTTGATGAGCTTGGAAATGGCCTTGCTTTAAGAGATGGACAAGGTATCTGGGTGAGCTACGCAAATGCTAAAACTGAAAAATTTACAGTAGGAAGTGGATTGCCACAAAGCATCGGACAGATAAACCCAGCAGCAACACTTGATATCACGATCAATGGCACAAACATCAAATCTCAAGCTAACACAATAACAAGTATAAGTGATGTTGCAGCTGCTATCAACGCCCAGTATAATAAAACTGGCGTTAGAGCTGAAATTTCAGAAGGTAATAAACTAACACTTATAAATAGAAATAACTCAGGCACTACTGAAGAGACAAAAAATATCCATTTAAAAGTAAATGGCGGAAATACAGTTACTGGTTTAGCTGATAAAGATATCATAACAGCTTATCAATATGTCTATACAAGCTCACAAACAACAGCTGTTCATCCAAATAACGATAAAATCGCAAGACAAGTAACAACAACAGAAGATCTTCGCGCTGCTATGCAAGAAGATGCTAGAAACCACGTTGACTATAACGGCGACGGCCAAATAAGAGCAAACTCAGATGCACTTGATGCGGCAAAACTAGCAACCGCAGCACATAGAATAGCACCTGGAACTGGTGGAGCAGCCATAACTAACACTGCATATCAAACAGCTTATAATACAGCATATGCCGCTGCAGCTGGTACTCCGGATCAAAAGCACGCAGCTGGTATCGCGGCACTTCAAGCACTTGCAGGTGATGATACAAACGATGGTGTAAAGATCACTGTAAATAAACTAGGTCAATTTCAACTAGAAAACCCATCAAATGAAGTAGCAGATCATGCACTTTACATGACAACAACTGGTCTTACAAAGCCAGCTCAAGGTACAAATAATTCAGCTGTAAATGAAAACGTTAGACTTACAACTATTATGAAAGCACTTGATGGCGCACTAAGCCCAGGCCAAGCTCTAAGAGCAAGTGGAAAGATGATGATGTCAAGCCACGGCTCAACGGCAGAAATTTTTGACTCACTTGGCTCAAAACACACAGTTAGTATCAAATGGACAAAGACAGGCACCACAACAGATGGTGGAACTGAGTGGAGTATGGTCATACAAGTACCAGAGCCAGCTAAGATAAACTATACAGGTGAAGGCCCAGATAACGTTATAACTGGAACAGCTAGATTTAACGCAAATGGCTCACTCGCAAGTTTCCACCCAGCAACGATAACATTTTCAGCTAACAACGGCTCACAAAGTGGTCAAAACATTAGCTTAAATTTTGGTCTGGGAACTGATTTTAACGGCTTAACAAGCTTTGATAAAGACTCATCAACTGAGTCAATCTCACAAGATGGCTACACAGGTGGCACTCTAAATGGCATAAAAATAGATGAGACCGGAACGATAATAGGCTCATTTTCAAATGGTCAAAGCTTTGGCCTGGCTAAAGTAGCACTTGCTACCTTTACAAATAATGAAGGTCTTCAAAGTGAGGGCGGAAATGTCTTTTCACAAACCGCAAACTCAGGTGAAGCAGTTATCGGTGCAGCTGGCACAGGCGATAAAGGAACGATCGCGGCTTCAAAACTTGAAGCTAGTAACGTCGATCTAAGCCGTGCGCTAACAGATCTTATCGTTATTCAAAGAGGTTTCCAAGCAAACTCAAAAACGATCACAACAAGTGATGAGATGCTAAATACACTTCTTCAATTAAAACAATAATAACTAATACTTTTACAAAAGGGAGCGTTTGTCTCCCTTTAAAATTTATGCTTTAAATTTACAAATAAAATCAGCCTTCTTTTTGTAAAATGCTAAAAAATTTTACAAAAGAGAAAAAATGCAAGTAACACTACTAAATCATACTCCACTAAATATCTGCTCTCACGCTATCCGCACATGCTGGCAAAGCTTTGAAAAAGGTGACAACGGCGGTGAAAAAGATGTTGAGCTAATAGATAGAGTAGGTAATAAATTTAAACACGCCTCGACCTTAGAGCACCTATACTACAACTTCTACATCCAAGGTATCTCTCGTGCGCTACTTCAAGAGCTAGCTCGTCACCGCTTAGCGAGCTTAAGCGTCAAATCAACTCGCTACACATTAAAAGAGCTTAAAAAAGAGGAAAAATTTGAATTAGGGCAGTTTGAGCGTGCGGCTAAATTTATTGTACTAACAAATGATGA comes from Campylobacter concisus and encodes:
- the thyX gene encoding FAD-dependent thymidylate synthase — translated: MQVTLLNHTPLNICSHAIRTCWQSFEKGDNGGEKDVELIDRVGNKFKHASTLEHLYYNFYIQGISRALLQELARHRLASLSVKSTRYTLKELKKEEKFELGQFERAAKFIVLTNDELVDNTSIKALENLREILASTTKSLDIVKYCLPECYKTELTWSINARSLQNFISLRSSKSALWEIRNLANAIYDALPEEHKFIFEKCLPEDEQN
- a CDS encoding Na+/H+ antiporter NhaC family protein, giving the protein MLIFNPVVFSILVMTILCLLRFNILLSILISALVAGVMYKHGFSGFESGIAGGIDSLFTALKETTQSLISGMQGNLETSLSYILLGALAAAIANTNLTAILINALSKFLSSNKVIFILTIAFIACLSQNLIPVHIAFIPILIPPLLAIMNKMGIDRRAVACALTFGLQAPYVSLSVGFGLLFHNILKKELANNGITTSISDISSVMWIGGASMLIGLILAILFYGKKRAYKTSKFEKEELDEIERAKSLEMTKKEWAVLAGAVVAFGVQIYTELLPLGALLGLLVMVVFGGIEYKKVDKIMDNGLAMMGFIAFIMLVAAGYGTILRESGGIDELVKYASLVSGGKIGGAFLMLLIGLLVTMGIGTSFGTIPILASIYVPLCVSLGFGVPAIILLVGIAAALGDAGSPASDSTLGPTSGLNADGEHNHIYDTCVPTFVFFNIPLIIGGIVGAMILG
- the flgE gene encoding flagellar hook protein FlgE translates to MMRSLWSGVSGLQAHQIAMDVEGNNIANVNTYGYKYNRANFADILSQTPRVATAPQGQLGGQNAMQIGLGTTINSTTRIFSQGTLTSTDKQTDLALQGNGFFVVSPDGGTTRYYTRNGDFVRDKAGNFVNNSGYIVQGWTRDEETGTIDSTGPIKNIVIKEGLTTPARATTEVKIKGNLDSGNTIGQRSTPIYSLDSVAGGRDYNNDGILNANEVHNENDVNNDQFYTNSRKEQSLTERGVDLGVTFDELGNGLALRDGQGIWVSYANAKTEKFTVGSGLPQSIGQINPAATLDITINGTNIKSQANTITSISDVAAAINAQYNKTGVRAEISEGNKLTLINRNNSGTTEETKNIHLKVNGGNTVTGLADKDIITAYQYVYTSSQTTAVHPNNDKIARQVTTTEDLRAAMQEDARNHVDYNGDGQIRANSDALDAAKLATAAHRIAPGTGGAAITNTAYQTAYNTAYAAAAGTPDQKHAAGIAALQALAGDDTNDGVKITVNKLGQFQLENPSNEVADHALYMTTTGLTKPAQGTNNSAVNENVRLTTIMKALDGALSPGQALRASGKMMMSSHGSTAEIFDSLGSKHTVSIKWTKTGTTTDGGTEWSMVIQVPEPAKINYTGEGPDNVITGTARFNANGSLASFHPATITFSANNGSQSGQNISLNFGLGTDFNGLTSFDKDSSTESISQDGYTGGTLNGIKIDETGTIIGSFSNGQSFGLAKVALATFTNNEGLQSEGGNVFSQTANSGEAVIGAAGTGDKGTIAASKLEASNVDLSRALTDLIVIQRGFQANSKTITTSDEMLNTLLQLKQ